From Leptospira ellinghausenii, a single genomic window includes:
- a CDS encoding dolichyl-phosphate-mannose--protein mannosyltransferase translates to MKNNKEVIKKFKFEIGIFISLAFGIFFRFYKLDRQSLWTDELYSVYASSLENWQQFWNYLASDPHPPLFQILLSIWIHINPTGNEVYTKLFPVLISIFNLFVLLFLTKGWEKKRRFLFLLLFSFSPGAIYYAQEVRSYSLLLCLSSFIVVLFDSFLSDIQNKKRYVSLAILSICISYVHLFGFIFVGFLYFLFWIYFLGLKDNRRNLVFLLGVVTFIAYLPFVFQLLSGDKIATASWIDPPNLVLYLSYYSLYFYTSKKFLFLTVIVPVVLFLLIIYQLVKKIFRKGGFSVLRLSEMYLLVAIFVIIVTSIFSFYKPIVTNRNWIVTLPLVFMFVSEKISESKRSKILMVSLILLTILSFVDFKKNFYIVFKEDWRSTSQFISKQCEGRYVFSNATPEYIKLYLDWNSVQNFEPQLLGEETKIEQNKLCVVYRFLGGNGKSFEEKNGWKFVKEQQFYGMVVKEYLRSE, encoded by the coding sequence ATGAAGAACAATAAGGAAGTAATCAAGAAATTCAAATTTGAAATTGGTATTTTTATTTCTCTTGCATTCGGTATTTTTTTTAGATTCTATAAGTTGGATAGACAGAGTTTATGGACCGATGAACTCTATTCTGTATATGCGTCCTCTCTTGAAAATTGGCAACAATTCTGGAATTATTTAGCAAGTGATCCTCATCCTCCACTTTTCCAAATTTTACTATCGATTTGGATTCACATCAATCCAACAGGGAATGAAGTTTATACTAAATTATTTCCAGTTCTAATTTCTATATTCAATTTATTTGTTTTACTATTCTTAACTAAAGGTTGGGAGAAAAAAAGAAGGTTCCTCTTTCTTTTGCTTTTTTCATTTTCACCAGGTGCAATTTACTATGCACAAGAGGTTCGATCATATTCCCTGCTTTTGTGTTTATCATCTTTTATCGTTGTTCTTTTTGATTCTTTTTTATCTGACATTCAAAATAAGAAACGATATGTATCATTAGCAATTTTATCAATTTGTATTTCTTATGTTCATTTGTTTGGATTTATTTTTGTTGGTTTCCTTTACTTTTTATTTTGGATTTACTTTTTAGGTCTAAAGGACAATCGTCGCAATCTGGTTTTTTTACTTGGAGTTGTGACATTTATTGCTTATTTGCCGTTTGTTTTTCAGTTGTTAAGTGGGGATAAGATTGCAACTGCAAGTTGGATCGATCCTCCCAATTTAGTTTTATATTTGAGTTACTATTCTTTATATTTTTATACTTCGAAAAAATTTCTGTTTTTGACTGTTATAGTTCCTGTTGTTCTTTTTTTACTCATCATATACCAACTGGTCAAAAAAATATTTAGGAAAGGTGGATTTTCTGTTCTTCGTTTATCGGAGATGTACTTGTTGGTAGCAATTTTTGTGATTATTGTAACAAGCATTTTTTCATTTTATAAGCCTATTGTAACAAATCGAAATTGGATCGTAACTTTACCACTTGTGTTTATGTTTGTTTCGGAAAAAATTTCCGAAAGTAAGAGAAGTAAAATTCTTATGGTTAGTTTGATACTTTTGACTATTCTCTCTTTTGTTGATTTTAAGAAGAATTTTTATATCGTTTTTAAGGAAGATTGGCGGTCCACAAGTCAATTCATTTCGAAACAATGTGAGGGTCGGTATGTATTTTCAAATGCGACTCCCGAATACATCAAACTCTATTTAGATTGGAATTCGGTCCAAAATTTTGAACCCCAATTATTAGGGGAAGAGACAAAGATAGAACAAAATAAACTTTGTGTTGTGTATCGATTTTTAGGTGGAAATGGAAAAAGTTTTGAGGAAAAGAATGGTTGGAAATTTGTAAAGGAACAGCAGTTTTACGGGATGGTAGTTAAGGAGTATCTGAGAAGTGAATAA